From Antechinus flavipes isolate AdamAnt ecotype Samford, QLD, Australia chromosome 1, AdamAnt_v2, whole genome shotgun sequence:
TTTTGCATTCATTATCCGAGAGGATGAGACCATATGCTCAGCGAGGAGGTTCTTGTGGGGAGTGCTCTTTGCCCTGTGCTTCTCATGCTTGCTCAGCCAGGCGTGGCGAGTCCGGAGGCTGGTTCGCCATGGGAAAAGCCCCTCGGGCTGGCACCTTGCCGGTATGGCCATATGCCTGATGCTGGTCCAGGTCATTATTGCCACAGAGTGGCTGGTCTTGAACGTGGTCCGGGATAAAAAGCTAGCCTGCAGCTATGAACCCATGGATTTTGCATTGGCCTTAATTTATGACATGGTTCTGCTGGTGGTGACCCTGGGGTTGTCCCTCTTCACTCTCTGTGGGAAATttaagaaatggaagaagaatgGGATTTGCCTCATCCTTACCACCTTCCTCTCCATCCTGATCTGGGTGGCCTGGATGACCATGTACCTTTTTGGCAATGCAGAACTAAGGAGAGGTGACGTGTGGAGTGACCCCACCCTGGCCATCGCCCTAGTGTCCAGCGGCTGGGTGTTTGTCATCTTCCATGCTATTCCTGAAGTGCACTGCTCGATCCTCCCGTCACAGCAAGAGAATACACCCAACTACTTTGACACGTCACAGCCCAGGATGCGGGAGACGGCGTTTGAAGAAGATGTTCAGCTTCCCCGGAGCTACATGGAAAACAAAGCTTTTTCAATGGATGAACATAATGCAGGTAACTTGAACCAAGCTTTGTCTCTAGCTTCTATCAACTGGATGATGAAGAGCTAGACACTGTTCCTTCTGTACCCCATTTGCTGATCAATTGGGGCATTTTGAAGTGGTTTCAGGTTCTTTagttaaataaaagtaaatttttctaattgtctGAACTTGTAGAACAGAGGTGACCAAGTTGTAAATGCAGATTACTAAGGTCCTTGCTAACTATTCAGCCTATGTTATTTGGGAATTGTTACTGGGAATCctaggaggaaggagaaagctcACAGGTGTGTTCAGTTCTACAAGCGGCAGAGGATAATGCTGAGTCAGCCCAGCAAATGGTCATTTGTTCTTCCCAATAGCAGAGTCCACATCTTTGGGTTTGCTTGGTGAGCATGGAGAATTGTGTGAGTATTGGAAGAGATTTGTAAGAGAGGGAAGGTTCCTCCCCATCATTCTTCACCAGTGCAGCGAATCTCTAGATACATTTCAGAATGAGAATGTATTCTCTGGAAGCCCTGCACTCAGTAGGGCGTAGTGGATAGAGCCACTTCTTGCACTAGACTTGCAATCGGGAAGAATTGGATTAAATATTGCCTTAGAAATTAATTTAGGGGACCTTGTTAAAATCATCTGACCTCCCTGAATCTCACCTTTCTCTTTGGCAAATCCAGGTACTAAATAGCCAGCTCCTATTTCTCAGAGTTGttgagaaaattagaagaaatagtGTGTATACAGTGTTTGCATTGCAGACCTAAAAGCATTTCCTATATGTAAGGTGCTACTGATGTTGTAAGAGACAGGTTGCATGACAGGTAGCATGTTGGTTTAGaggtcaagaagacttggatttgaatcttgccCGTGACACATTGTACCTGTGTGACTCTTAACTGCATTTGTGTATTATTAGTCTGGgtaatataaagaattaaagatCCCCATTCTGTGTTTGAGACAGTGGTAGGAATCCTCTGTCcctttgcatgtgtgtgtgtgtgtgtgtgtgtggaaaatggctttactttcttttgtattctcagagagagagagagagagagatccccATGGTTCCAGTTGAAGTCTGATACATCACATTCAATGTCATGGTTCTCTTAGGGCCATGGGAGAGCTTGCCCCTCTGCTAACTCCCTTCTTATGTCTCCTTGAGCAGCCATGACACATCTGAGCTCTAGTTTTCCACAATTAAtttccacaattaaaaaaaattgacttgaaGTCTAAAGTGTATTCTCAAACTACCGTTCTACAAACCTCTTTTGATTCTGATTTATGAGGGTTGCCCCTTCTCATCCAGTATCCATAGTCTTCTGGGACCAAACCAATGAAGACAGaccagacaaaaatagagagtgGATGTCTTGGTATGCATTCTCCCTTTCCCCTGAGTGTATTCAAGTGCCAAAaagattacattttttatttactcTGTTAAAAATCACTTTGTATCTTTATTAGTGCAAATAATTGCCAGTTGGCTATGTGTAAAGTTAGGGAATGGGGAGCCTTACAGTTCGCCCAAAATTGTGTCCTGACCCCCAATAGCAAAGCAGACTCCTCACAGGCATAAATCCATGAAACAGAAACCTTATCTGCTATGGCCTGGGCTCTCCTGCACTTGTCCTTTAGCCACTATTGAGACCAGCTGTTGGAATTCTTGGCATAAGCCCCAGGAGTCTTGAATTTCAGGGAGCCAGGGCTCAAGACCTCTCCAGTTGGACTCCTTCATACCACTATGGCCCTCATCTCAGGCCAATGAAATCTGATTTAAGAGAATCATGCAAGATCTATTTGATTAAAACTTGGTCCTCTCCAGTTTCAATCTTCTTGTTTCACTGACATGATACAAGTGATAGAGGACCACTTTGCCCTCCCTTATCACCTTCCTTGTTTGATACTTCAGTGTTGTAATGCAGAGGTTCTTAGGGCAAAGAATGTAATTCTGAGAAAAATTATACTCATGGCTATGATTTGGTGACAAAGTTCATTTCAGtagtctctgtctccttcctttttcctgagAGAGAGATCTTGCTTAGACTTCCTGCTTATTAATATCAGTGCCAGCATGACAGAAGtgataagaaattaaaatgcaTTGAAAAATCTAGCACCTTGAATCACAACCTCAAAAGCCTTAGAGATGTGTTAAACATTCACCTTTCAGAGGAATGAGATGAAGTGCTTTTTCAAGAGAGTACTTCTTTTAGgggccatagtggatagagtaatgGAGTGAAGAAATCCTGAGTTAAAAATCCCTTtggatacttcctagctgtgtgactattaTGGGCAATCCAGTTCACTGCTCTAAATCTcgatttctttgtctataaaaacAGGGATGACATCTTTAGTGTCTATTTCAGGGGAAAGCTGGTAATGAGGCTCAGGTACATATTTAGTTCCATGAGTATCAATTGATCAGAGGCTAAAGAGATTTGGGGATTAGGACATGAAGATCCCATTGAACCAGGGgttattttatgtttatactaAGGAATAAGGTAGTGGAGTGGATAGATGGGACTTGGAAGTCAGtgaagaagacctgagtccaGATCCTAtatcagatatttagtagctgttGGAtcctgcatcagtttcctcatctgcaaaatgaggagataatagagcacctatctcacagttgtgaggatcaagtgagatatatgtcaagtgctaaataaatgctagctatttttatctttgtctatCCCCTCCACCCACCCCCACCTTAGTGAATTCCCTGAAGTGACTGCCCAGAGATTTGGCAGTTGCTTTCGAGGGCTGCATTCTTTTGTCATGGATATGATTATATATCCGTAatattaaactcaaatagaagcaGATGCTTGCAGaccatattgacttagaaaatcacagattCACCTTATctgttatcttattttttttgttttattatctttttttaaaatttttgttaattttttttattttgttaaatttttcccaattaaatctTAATCCAGTCCAGGCTGCCCTTGGGAGTTTTGTAGGCCAGTCAACATCTGGGATGTACATCATCTCATCTCTGttattataatgagagatttagacaTAATGACCTTCTACTTCTGCAAAACCTTATTCATAGCTCTCACTATGGAGGAAGCCAAGGGTTTGGCTCATCTCTGCTACTTAGTCCTTTCACTAATTCATTCCTTGGAGCTTTGGTTACTCAGCAAGTTGGAAACAAACTTTGGGCCTGCTCTCTTTGTATGTGTCTGGAGAAAAGGCCtcactttgttattgttttagaCAAAGCAATACAAGGCTTACTTGTTTCGGCTGGGTTTAAGCACCCTGATTCCTGTGGTGATAGCAGTTTCTGGAAGGATTGGCATTTTAGAGCCACCTGGACAGCAGCAGGAGCACCAAGGTATTGGGAACAATTTCAACTTAGCAGTTCCTGAAAAACCTACTAAATGAAATCCACTGGGCTCTGGAGATGGAGATAGGAGtgactgtgatttcatcagtaaagGAAACATCCAGCCCTGCTTCTCAAGGATAGGAATTTTCAAGTGAGGGCCTTCCTCCCACTGACGTTGCTTTGAGCACATAGAGAGATTCAGTGAGTTGACTAGAACAAGCTGCCTTTGGAACTATAGACACATTTCTTCAATTAGTCAGTAAAGAGACAAGCACAAAGCCAAACAGGGCCTACTTTTCAGATTAATGTAAGTGGGAAAGAGTAGATAggtggataaagcactgactttgaagtcagaaggaaggTTCTGAGGTTCAGGTACCCCAAATAAACAGTTCACTGGTTTAAGAAGTAAAGCAAAGTAAGAGCTTAACATTTGGCCTTCTCTTTCACACTTAAGAGAAGAAGGAAACCTGGGTTATGACAGATGATATGcataaggttttgttttgttttgttttgtttttagcattttagagtatgtataaaatgcttttttaaaaaatcgaattttatttttccaaatatattcagatagttttcaacattcagctttgcaaaatcttgtattctaaatttttcttcctcttactctctttccctcctcccctccccagatagcaagcaatccgatataggttaaatatttgcAGTTCTAGAATAAGATTATCCAAAGAAAAGGCATTGGAAATAGCGAACAACTTCTGAATGCTCCTCTGCCTTAAGTGATACCTCCATTCCTGGTTCCCTACGTCCAGAGGTATTACTGATGGCTACACAATTTTGTTCTCAGAAAATGcataggaaaagaatttggagcagctagatggtacagtggctagatcaccatccctgaagtcaggaggacctgaggtcaaatttgacctcagacacttaatatttcctgactgtgtgatcctgggcaagtcacttaaccccaatttcctcagcaaaaaaagaaagaaagaaaagtacttCATCTAGTATTTCCTGaattagatctgtttttcttCAGCTCCCTGACCCAAACCTAAGACGTTCTTCCTGAAGTTCAGGATGCTTCTAGGCATGATTTGGGTGCTTGTATAAGTAACTAATTACACATGGTTTAATGAGACTTTGTGCTTGCTCCTAGGCTCTCTGGTGTAGGATTTATTTAAGAGGGATTTCTTTAACAGAACAATTATCAAATGAGAATGAGACTAGCTGGCATTTCTGCATtttaaatagatgaagaaactgagattcagagactTGGCCCATAATATAGATAGTATCAGGTGGGATTTAAATCCCGTCCAGTGTAACAAACAATTATTTTAACTGTTGTGTGCAGAGCCAGGATAGGGGTCACAACATCAGTCCTCTCAAAGAACTTGGGTTCTGCATTGAATCTAAATTTTGACTCCCAACCCAGCATTTTATCACCTGCACCAGAATGGTGGCCACAGCTCCAGTGTCAGCCAGCTACTTCAGAGGGTTGCAAAATTCTTCAACCAAAGACTTTAGGTTTCTTTTGTCTTCTCATCCCTAGCTTCTAGGATAgtggctgacacatagtaggcactaaaagACACAGTATCCTTTTGTCAGCAACCTATGGGAAGATACGTATTATCATCTTGGCCCGGCAGAATATTGAGTAGACTTGTAGCAAGTAACAAGGACTGGAAGTTCAAGCCTCTCTCCCACAAATGCCAGGCAGTTTACTAACTTAGGGACAAACTTTCCAAACTCCACAAATGCCTGACTAGCTAGAAAAGGAGACTGGGAACAAAGCttctttgtgatttttgttttttgcctggCATGTGATGAGGGGAGGGTGAACTGTGGGGGCAGGAGCAGGGTGTTGATGCATCAGGAGGAAAacagccaccaaaaaaaaaaaaaaaaaaatcgtatctccctttttttttctctttcccgtTTCAGCTCTACGAACTGCAGGATTTCGAAATGGTAGTCTGGCAAACCGACCCAGTGCTCCATTTAGAAGCAATGTTTATCAGCCCACTGAGATGGCAGTTGTGCTAAATGGTGGGACTGTAAGTATCAAAATGTAATGCTATGGCAGGAAGCTTACATATGTACAGTCCTGGGGAACAGCTTCATTGGGGATAAATGGCACCGTTTAAACTGCTTGctctttttaaaagacaaaagctAAAAATTACATCACTTGCAGCTAGTATGCATGCAATGCTTACATTTTTCTCTCCCCCAGTCCcttccatatatttaaaataatgtccACCTGAATTTAATCAATTTATATGTTAGTTTGGGACTATTGAGACTATTCCATATCATCAGTAGTCCCCAACAGTATAAATAAGCCAGTAAGCAACCTCCCAGAATCTATTCTTTACCTTCAGCTGTGTCTGCTGATTCACCTTTTGAGAAAGGCCAGCCAACTTAAAATTATAATCTTTTCCAGATTTTGTTGATCAGCCTAGCTCAGATTTCCCTCTTTCACTCTGTCAACCTGTGTGCCCAAAGGGTCAGCACTGGGAATTCCCTGGAAAGAGGTCCCGTAAGACTCGGAGAGCTTGCTCACATGGAGGTCACCATTTCCTCCCCTCAGATATGGTTTGGCCTGTCAGTATGTTAAAGCCTTGCTCTGTTCTCATGGCAAGAATGGGTTAGCTAGCTGATGCCAAACAAATCTTTCAAGAACATGGTCatggccattttccttttctggaagcattttctttttctgtagcaATCCAGAGAGGAATTCTCATCTCcacatttaattttaaacatGGCTAtgtgcttctttaaaaaaaaaaaaattcataagccTGTTTACACATGTCAAGTACATTTCCATTCTTTAAATCATGTGCCGACTCCATAACTCAACCTTTACATGAACCGATGATTGGGGTTCTTTAGTGAATGTACATTGAGCACAGGAAACTAGGTTTTATTTAGATGTTTTGCTCTTTTACTTTTGAGTGGGATTTCACAGATTAGCTGGGCAGAAGAGCAGAAATAAACAGCAATATGGATTAGCCTTTATGAGGTGAACTAATCTCTGTCATGAGTGTTTGGTCTCCAGGCCATCAGTAAATATGATTTGGAATCAGGCCTTGGATACACCTTGGTTAGTCGATGACTGTTTAAATCCACCCGTTTCTATCCAGCGTGGATAAATATGCCACAGGGCAGTAGCTCAAAATGAGGGGAAAGGTTTGTAGATGTAGAATTAAGAGTCATTTAGGCCATTTTCATGGTGGGCTGGTAAGGAAATGTTTTACTATTAAAGGATAAAGTTTTTTGGATGAAGAAGTTTCACTGGATAAGAAAATAATCCCTTTCCACTATGCTTACATTTATTTCTTGAGCTCTGCTTTGTTTGGCCAATTTGAAAACTGCTTACTGAATCATTTATTTCTCCTAATGACTTAATTTCTAACAGTGCATATGTTGACATTGACTTTGGAAAAGCATCGAGTTCATAGTTATAGATTTGTTATCCTTATTTCCAGATCCCAACTGCTCCGCCAAGTTACACTGGAAGACACCTCTGGTGAAAGGCTTTTACAAAGTTCCAGAGAATAAGAATCTCTATTACAGATTTTATTCCCTGGCTGAGTCTTTCTGGGGGAGAAATCAATAACAGTGGCGGAACAAAGTCATCCGCTCATCCTGGAGCTTTCAGAATCCCAGATAATGGGGTTTCATGTAAATGTGAACACTGGTAAACTGATAAGCTAACCACCCACAAAATACCAAACCAACCAACAATTTTGCAAACTAAAGCAAAGCTAATTTCTTGTAGAATTAGGCTCACTCTTAAACTGCAACAGGGGAGACTGCATCCTCCAAGTGTAGAAGAACCAAAGTCACAGTAACTGATAAGCAGGCCTGATTTATTTTGAGTGCAGGTTTCCTTGTAGGGCCTCTCCCAATGGCAAGTATTGGATCCAGACTGCCTCCCTCATGAGATTGATACTTGGGCTTTCCCATTTGTTTGCTAGTTGGTTTATGTGTTGCCGGGGGTCAGAGAGAATAATTTGGTTATGGGTTTTGAGAGTGTGTATTTGCAGATGTACTTAGATTAATGGGGTGAGGGTGGGGTTCCTGGTTAACACTGAGAGAAGCATTGTATTACCGTGAAAATGCAAGAAACTCTTTTAAGTGAAGTCTTCCCCTGACATTCTGAAGAAATGGTCTCTGGTTGTTTGTTTGTGGATCACATTTAACATGGTGGTGGACTGGTGGTCATTTTTTTTATGCCCCATACCTGTGATATTTGAATTAGGACAAGCCCCAAAGTGGAGCCAGAAGTAGACATGACCTGTGTCATGTGGCACCAGAATGAAATTCTCAATGATAACAAGCTTCTCTCCTCCCATCCCACAACCCCAGAAGCTGACCTGAGAATCTGGTAGTATAagcatttttctaatttatctatattttgtttctaaatGTGCTGATTGGGACCAGCAGCTCAGAAAGCCAGAGGGATGAGCTGTAAGAGGTTTGCCACTGACCTATGTGCTGTGGCCTTTTCAATCCTATAAGATCAGTATCAAGGATTCTACTATTTAGTAATGCAAGGAACTTGTGTTCCTTATATTAAGGGAGTGGGATCTCCAAGACAAGGAACATTTTcgtttgtggatttttttttgtttttttgggtgtTGGAGTAGAGAAGAAGTTTGTTAGCTGTTTTTTATCTTGGTTACCTGCAAGTTTTCTGAAAGTGGTTATTTCAAAACCCATTACTTCtgccatagtttccatctgtcttcagcaaatcatcctgtttattattatttaacatttatttaatgcatATCCAACATTAAAAACATTGTGGTCTCATTGTTTTAATTAACATGATCTGCAGCTTTCTTAAATGCCTAAAGCAAGATTTTAACCTGACAGTATTGGATATATAAATGATGGGTTCTTTTGCTATGTAGCATAAGCTATAAGAAATCCATTCTGTTTTCtagccttttttaaaataagaaaaaaaaaaaggtaagccacaaaaaaaaaaaaaaaaacatgtaaaaggTCAAtggttgggggaaaaaatggtcACTGATTTTATAAACTTAATACATCTATGCTAAATAATTATAaaacctcttaattttttttctatatctgatTTTGGCTGTGCCCTACAAGCCCTTCACCCTTTGCATAGCCCTGGGGGAAATGAGATTGATTATTGCCATTCTTGCCGTGATCAGCTtgcaagttatttttttctcctttctgcaagttcatttccctttttgCCATGCATGTGAAAGAAAGCATGGCATGAGAGTGCCTGCCCCCATCATATCTCATTTCCAGTATCAGCCCTGGGAGCATGCGCTTGCTTTTAGACAACCAGACACCTGACTTTAGCCTTTAGTGTGTGTTTGGGAAGGTGATTATTAGATGGTttggaaatttaaatattttggggagggggaatgtTAGGAAaaagggtggggggtggggtgggatgttGCATGCAGAACCcattattctaaaaataaagaaatctccTAATGCCTCAGTCTAATCCAATTAAAAACAAGTGTTACACATTCTTGTGCCAGGAAATGGTTACTTATCCCAGCTCTATGAAGTCATTTGGAGTTGTAGAATGCCAACAGTGACATTTGCCTGCAAAAAAAGTCTCACTTTCAGAAAGGAACCATTAACGATGTAACTTTCCTCTAAGCTGTTATCAAAATGTCTAAGGTGACTATGGCCTAGATGCAGGAGTGGTTTCTCTGTGTAAATGCTACTGCTGGAAAGTAACATTCactacaataaaaatgaaagtgtttATAGTCCtcggacaatttttttttcagacagtTATCAGATGTGTTTTTAAGGTTCTGTTTTTGGCAGGGTTTAAAGATGGGAATGAGCTAATAAATTGTAATTTGGGGTGGAGAAGTGGTAATCCCAGAAAAGAGAAGATCATTGTTTTCCTAATAACCTCACATGACTCGTACAAAGATCTTTGCCTGGCCTAGGTCTTTGATAGCAACTGCCCCAGAAAGCAAAGTGTGACAAAGCATCTCTGTTTATTATGGCACCTCCAGTTATTATTTGTGTAAACAAGACGTGTTTATTTTTAACTTTGGGTAAAATGACCTACAAGTTGCACATCCATGATTAAAACACACAATTGTAAGCAcaaattataaatcttttagcATTAAGTTATCAAAAGCCACTCTGGGGCCATAAAAGCCACCATGTCCCTTTTGGGTGTAAGACTGGATTCATCCCAGTTTTCACCTCTCTGCAGATGGAGAACAGCAATTCTGAAACTCTACAACACTTTCACTTTGTGAAAGAATGTTGTAGTATTTAAAATGTGGTTCTTCCATGGTTTAAGAGAAATCAGATGAAGTCGTGGGTTCTGTGCACACTCCATGGGCTCCTGGGGGCATCCCCTTGATTCTGGAAAAAGGTACTGCTTAATTGTCCTTGAAAGAGTGCCTTTTTCACTCAGAATTAACCAGGTCATCTCTTGGTTGATGACAGATGACTTTGGCTCCTCAGGCCTAACCAAAAGCTGTGCAAAAAAGGGAACATAGTAGCTTTTATAATCAAATGATTCGACTTATTATACCAGCTTACAGGATTACCCAGCAGGTGCTTTTTATTAATTAAGAGCAGACGTTCACTTttgatagataatatatatttattaaatgtattaatgTGTGTTTTATAATGTACTTTTCCTGCCCCTCCCCATCCTGCTGCTGACCGTTGCATACTTACAAAGAACACCTTTAGAGAATTTTCAAGACAATCAATGTGTACCATAAATGACTgtatataagaatacaaattaagaAGGTTGTAAAGCATGGGCagatatgttttattttcaaaatgctgttcttaacaaaaaataaaggctTTACTATTTACGTACAATGTTTGTTGTTAACTTGTTAAACTAACAATACCTTTTGTCAAAATCTGGTCCTATGGGTAGTCTCAGCAGTTTAGATGCAGTGACCTCAGATATTACAAATGGGAGAATAAATGCGGATTTGATATTAATTTTAGCAGGACAGTAAAAGATATCCCCAATACTTTAGGCCAAGAGGTTTTAGCTAAAAACTTATTCTGGCtggtctcttctttttt
This genomic window contains:
- the GPRC5B gene encoding G-protein coupled receptor family C group 5 member B; this translates as MRTHLVLSFLLFFVIGYGSSENASTSRGCGLDLLPQYVSLCDLDAIWGIVVEAVAGAGALITLLLILILLVRLPFIKDKEKKGPLGLNFLFLLGTLGLFGLTFAFIIREDETICSARRFLWGVLFALCFSCLLSQAWRVRRLVRHGKSPSGWHLAGMAICLMLVQVIIATEWLVLNVVRDKKLACSYEPMDFALALIYDMVLLVVTLGLSLFTLCGKFKKWKKNGICLILTTFLSILIWVAWMTMYLFGNAELRRGDVWSDPTLAIALVSSGWVFVIFHAIPEVHCSILPSQQENTPNYFDTSQPRMRETAFEEDVQLPRSYMENKAFSMDEHNAALRTAGFRNGSLANRPSAPFRSNVYQPTEMAVVLNGGTIPTAPPSYTGRHLW